A single genomic interval of Rhodanobacteraceae bacterium harbors:
- the waaA gene encoding lipid IV(A) 3-deoxy-D-manno-octulosonic acid transferase: protein MRLSRRLYTLAMYLAMPVILYRLAFRGLRNRGYFSRWLERFGWFRDPGFESSIWVHAVSVGEFNAAIPLIEALMQRHPDAPLVVTTITPTGSDRVLKQFGDRVFHVYLPYDLPAAIERFFKRVKPRIALVMETEIWPNLYFACRERQIPIFIANARLSERSLRGYGPAISLITEAVQCATLVAAQSQVDSQRFLQLGAPPERVRVVGNIKFDMAVPTGLDDNAREWRELWGALRPVWIAASTHEGEEAAVLQAHARILGRFPDALLILVPRHPERFRAAISLCRSYGFRTSCRSEDSIASLDSQCFVVDSMGELLKFYACADACFVGGSLDYIGGHNVLEPAALRKPILIGPHTFNFAEITDTLVRENAALRVANGAALGSQIVRILSEPARARAMSEAAVAVVERERGAVPRTIEAIEGILAATDRRTTLL, encoded by the coding sequence GCGTTGGCTGGAGCGTTTTGGCTGGTTTCGCGATCCCGGTTTCGAGTCCTCGATCTGGGTGCACGCGGTCTCGGTGGGTGAGTTCAATGCCGCCATTCCGCTGATCGAGGCGCTGATGCAACGTCACCCTGACGCGCCGCTGGTGGTGACCACGATCACGCCTACCGGCTCCGATCGGGTGCTCAAGCAGTTCGGCGACCGGGTGTTTCACGTCTACCTGCCTTACGATCTCCCGGCGGCGATCGAGCGCTTCTTCAAGCGCGTGAAACCGCGCATTGCGCTGGTGATGGAAACCGAGATCTGGCCGAATCTGTATTTCGCCTGCCGTGAGCGCCAGATTCCCATCTTCATCGCCAATGCGCGCCTGAGCGAGCGCAGCCTGCGTGGCTATGGTCCGGCGATCTCCCTGATCACCGAGGCAGTGCAGTGCGCCACCCTGGTGGCGGCACAGTCGCAGGTGGACAGTCAGCGTTTCCTGCAACTGGGTGCGCCGCCGGAGCGCGTGCGCGTGGTTGGCAACATCAAGTTCGATATGGCGGTACCGACAGGCCTGGACGACAACGCCCGCGAATGGCGTGAGCTGTGGGGTGCGCTGCGACCGGTCTGGATCGCGGCCAGCACCCACGAGGGTGAAGAGGCGGCGGTGCTGCAGGCCCACGCCCGCATTCTGGGACGATTTCCGGATGCGCTGCTGATACTGGTGCCACGGCACCCGGAGCGCTTCAGGGCGGCGATCTCGCTATGCCGTTCCTATGGCTTTCGCACCAGTTGCCGCAGCGAGGATTCGATCGCCTCGCTGGATTCGCAGTGTTTCGTGGTCGACAGCATGGGTGAGTTGCTGAAGTTCTATGCTTGCGCCGACGCTTGTTTTGTCGGCGGCAGTCTGGACTACATCGGTGGCCACAATGTGCTGGAGCCGGCGGCCTTGCGCAAGCCGATCCTGATAGGCCCGCACACCTTTAATTTTGCCGAGATCACCGACACCCTGGTGCGCGAGAACGCGGCGCTGCGGGTCGCCAACGGGGCGGCGCTGGGGAGTCAGATCGTGCGCATCCTCAGCGAGCCGGCACGGGCCCGGGCCATGAGCGAAGCCGCCGTGGCCGTGGTCGAACGCGAGCGCGGCGCGGTGCCGCGCACCATCGAGGCGATCGAAGGAATATTGGCGGCGACGGATCGGCGTACGACGCTCTTGTAG